From Deltaproteobacteria bacterium, one genomic window encodes:
- a CDS encoding amidohydrolase family protein, which yields MEKIIDIHIHVGHRFEWTDKAKALWMDTGPYVPSLFDGDGRQLPEPYGDVIKDEGVVGGILIPEYSPGTAGVMPFERAAEINAFHPELIPIANLNPHYQEDLSGAFAEQLAGGARGLKIHSVHGMFFANDRRLYPIYEQCAQAGLPVLFHAGTSVFKGAKMRYADPYTFDDIISDFPDLKVVLCHGGRGFWYEIAEYLARTFRNVYIDVSGLPPQNLLQYFPKFKRFPEKFLFGSDFPGVPGIRSNFDAISRLINDPDIMQLIGFQNAYDLFGFWKEGSGRD from the coding sequence AGATAATTGACATCCACATCCATGTAGGTCACAGATTTGAATGGACTGACAAGGCCAAGGCCCTCTGGATGGACACGGGGCCTTATGTGCCCAGTCTCTTTGACGGTGACGGGCGCCAACTGCCTGAACCCTATGGCGACGTTATCAAGGACGAGGGCGTCGTGGGCGGCATTCTTATCCCGGAATACTCGCCGGGAACCGCCGGCGTCATGCCCTTCGAGCGGGCGGCTGAAATTAATGCCTTCCACCCGGAGCTTATCCCCATCGCCAATCTGAATCCCCATTACCAGGAAGATCTGTCCGGAGCTTTTGCCGAACAACTGGCCGGGGGGGCGCGCGGGCTCAAGATACATTCGGTCCACGGGATGTTTTTCGCCAATGACCGCCGCCTCTACCCCATCTATGAACAATGCGCCCAGGCCGGACTGCCTGTTTTATTCCATGCCGGGACAAGCGTCTTCAAAGGCGCCAAGATGAGGTATGCCGATCCCTACACCTTTGACGACATCATCAGCGATTTTCCCGATCTCAAAGTAGTGCTTTGTCATGGCGGTCGAGGATTCTGGTATGAGATCGCGGAATATCTTGCCCGGACGTTCAGAAATGTCTATATTGATGTCTCAGGACTGCCGCCCCAGAATCTTCTGCAGTACTTTCCAAAATTTAAGCGGTTTCCGGAAAAATTCCTTTTCGGTTCCGATTTCCCCGGGGTCCCGGGGATAAGGAGTAATTTCGATGCGATCAGCCGGCTCATCAATGACCCGGATATTATGCAACTGATTGGTTTCCAGAACGCCTATGACCTCTTCGGCTTCTGGAAAGAAGGGTCAGGAAGAGATTAG